The Populus trichocarpa isolate Nisqually-1 chromosome 2, P.trichocarpa_v4.1, whole genome shotgun sequence genome has a window encoding:
- the LOC7494017 gene encoding cytochrome P450 76T24 isoform X4: MEYLFYLLLISFCWACLHVLNASVLLRRKSGCTVLPPGPRQLPIIGNILALGDKPHRTLANLSQTYGPLMTLKLGRITTIVISSPNIAKEALQKHDQALSSRTVPDALRVHHKNSMIWLPASTHWKFLRKLTATQMFTSQRLDASRALRGKKVQELLEYVHENCNNGHAVDVGRSVFTTVLNLISNTFFSLDVTNYNSDLSQEFSDLVVGVMEQIGKPNIADYFPILRLVDPQGIRRKTNNYLKRLTQIFDSIINERTRLRSSSVASKASHDVLDALLILAKENNTELSSTDVQILLLDFFNAGTDTTSSTVEWAMTELLLNPDKMVKAKNELQEIEGPVQESDISKCPYLQAIVKETFRLHPPAPLLLPRRAVSEVEMQGFTVPKNAQILINIWAIGRDPAIWPDPNSFKPERFLECQADVKGRDFELIPFGAGRRICPGLPLAHKMVHLTLASLIHSFDWKIADDLTPEDIDMSETFGLTLHKSEPLRAIPMKT; the protein is encoded by the exons ATGGAGTACCTTTTTTACCTGCtactaatttctttttgttgggcATGTCTACACGTGCTCAACGCATCCGTTCTACTTCGCCGGAAGTCCGGTTGCACCGTCCTCCCAC CTGGCCCTCGCCAATTGCCGATAATTGGAAACATATTAGCCCTCGGTGACAAGCCCCACCGAACACTTGCTAACCTCTCACAAACTTATGGACCTTTAATGACCCTCAAGCTTGGTAGGATAACCACAATAGTCATCTCCTCTCCGAATATTGCCAAAGAAGCATTACAGAAACATGACCAAGCCTTGTCCAGCAGAACAGTCCCAGATGCTCTTCGTGTACACCACAAAAATTCAATGATATGGTTGCCTGCGTCGACTCATTGGAAATTTCTCAGAAAACTCACTGCCACACAAATGTTCACTTCGCAAAGGCTAGATGCCAGCCGAGCCCTCCGTGGAAAAAAGGTTCAAGAATTGCTAGAATATGTTCATGAAAACTGTAACAATGGACATGCTGTCGACGTTGGTAGATCTGTTTTCACAACTGtccttaatttaatttcaaacaccTTCTTCTCTCTTGATGTAACCAATTACAATTCTGATTTGTCTCAAGAGTTCAGCGATCTTGTGGTGGGTGTCATGGAACAAATTGGCAAGCCAAATATTGCCGACTATTTCCCAATACTTCGATTAGTAGATCCACAAGGTATAAGACGAAAGAcgaataattatttgaaaagattaACTCAAATTTTTGATAGCATCATCAACGAGAGGACACGACTACGTTCTTCTTCGGTTGCATCCAAGGCAAGCCATGATGTACTTGATGCCCTGCTGATTCTAGCCAAAGAAAACAATACTGAGTTGAGCTCCACTGACGTACAGATTTTGCTTCTG GATTTTTTCAATGCGGGCACTGACACTACCTCAAGCACAGTGGAGTGGGCAATGACAGAGTTATTACTGAACCCTGATAAAATGGTCAAAGCCAAAAATGAGCTCCAAGAAATCGAAGGACCAGTTCAAGAATCAGACATCTCCAAGTGTCCTTACCTTCAAGCAATAGTCAAAGAGACATTTCGGCTGCACCCACCAGCACCACTCCTGCTGCCCCGTAGAGCCGTATCCGAAGTAGAGATGCAAGGCTTCACAGTGCCCAAAAATGCACAAATACTAATCAATATTTGGGCAATAGGAAGAGATCCAGCCATATGGCCAGATCCTAATTCGTTCAAGCCTGAAAGGTTCTTAGAATGCCAAGCTGACGTGAAAGGAAGAGATTTTGAGCTAATTCCATTTGGAGCAGGAAGAAGGATTTGCCCTGGATTGCCTCTGGCACACAAGATGGTGCATTTGACGTTGGCATCTCTCATCCACTCTTTTGATTGGAAGATTGCTGATGACTTGACACCAGAGGATATAGACATGAGTGAAACGTTTGGGCTTACATTACATAAGAGTGAGCCTCTCCGGGCAATACCCATGAAGACGTGA
- the LOC7494017 gene encoding cytochrome P450 76T24 isoform X3: protein MEYLFYLLLISFCWACLHVLNASVLLRRKSGCTVLPPGPRQLQIIGNILALGDKPHRTLAKLSQTYGPLMTLKLGRITTIVISSPNIAKEALQKHDQALSSRTVPDALRVHHRNSILWLPASTHWKFLRKLTATQMFTSQRLDASQALRGKKAQEMLEYVHENCNNGHAVDIRRSVFTTSLNLISNTFFSLDIANYNSDLSQEFSDLVVGVTEQIGKPNIADYFPILRLVDPQGVRRKTNNYLKRLTQIFDSIINERTRPRSSSVASKASHDILDALLILAKENNTELSSTDIQVLLIDFFIGGTDTTSSTVEWAMTELLLNPDKMVKAKNELQQVEGPVQESDISKCPYLQAIVKETFRLHPPAPLLLPRRAVSEVEMQGFTVPKNAQILINIWAIGRDPAIWPDPNSFKPERFLECQADVKGRDFELIPFGAGRRICPGLPLAHKMVHLTLASLIHSFDWKIADDLTPEDIDMSETFGLTLHKSEPLRAIPMKT from the exons ATGGAGTACCTTTTTTACCTGCtactaatttctttttgttgggcATGTCTACACGTGCTCAACGCATCCGTTCTACTTCGCCGGAAGTCCGGTTGCACCGTCCTCCCACCTGGCCCTCGCCAATTGCAGATAATTGGAAACATATTAGCCCTCGGTGACAAGCCCCACCGAACACTTGCTAAACTCTCACAAACTTATGGACCTTTAATGACCCTCAAGCTTGGTAGGATAACCACAATAGTCATCTCCTCTCCGAATATTGCCAAAGAAGCATTACAGAAACATGACCAAGCCTTGTCTAGCAGAACAGTCCCAGATGCTCTTCGTGTACACCACAGAAACTCAATCTTATGGTTGCCTGCGTCGACTCATTGGAAATTTCTCAGAAAACTCACTGCCACACAAATGTTCACTTCGCAAAGGCTTGATGCCAGCCAAGCCCTCCGTGGAAAGAAAGCTCAAGAAATGCTAGAATATGTTCATGAAAATTGCAACAACGGACACGCTGTTGACATTCGTCGATCTGTTTTCACAACTTcccttaatttaatttcaaacaccTTCTTCTCTCTTGATATAGCCAATTACAATTCTGATTTGTCTCAAGAATTCAGCGATCTCGTGGTTGGTGTCACGGAACAAATTGGCAAGCCAAATATTGCCGACTATTTCCCAATACTTCGATTAGTAGATCCACAAGGTGTAAGACGAAAGAcgaataattatttgaaaagattaACTCAAATTTTTGATAGTATCATCAACGAGAGGACACGACCACGTTCTTCTTCGGTTGCATCCAAGGCAAGCCATGATATACTTGATGCCCTGCTGATTCTAGCCAAAGAAAACAATACTGAATTGAGCTCCACTGACATACAGGTTTTGCTTATT GATTTTTTCATTGGGGGCACTGACACTACCTCAAGCACAGTAGAGTGGGCAATGACAGAGTTATTACTGAACCCTGATAAAATGGTCAAAGCCAAAAATGAGCTCCAACAAGTCGAAGGACCAGTTCAAGAATCAGACATCTCCAAGTGTCCTTAC CTTCAAGCAATAGTCAAAGAGACATTTCGGCTGCACCCACCAGCACCACTCCTGCTGCCCCGTAGAGCCGTATCCGAAGTAGAGATGCAAGGCTTCACAGTGCCCAAAAATGCACAAATACTAATCAATATTTGGGCAATAGGAAGAGATCCAGCCATATGGCCAGATCCTAATTCGTTCAAGCCTGAAAGGTTCTTAGAATGCCAAGCTGACGTGAAAGGAAGAGATTTTGAGCTAATTCCATTTGGAGCAGGAAGAAGGATTTGCCCTGGATTGCCTCTGGCACACAAGATGGTGCATTTGACGTTGGCATCTCTCATCCACTCTTTTGATTGGAAGATTGCTGATGACTTGACACCAGAGGATATAGACATGAGTGAAACGTTTGGGCTTACATTACATAAGAGTGAGCCTCTCCGGGCAATACCCATGAAGACGTGA
- the LOC7494017 gene encoding cytochrome P450 76T24 isoform X1: protein MEYLFYLLLISFCWACLHVLNASVLLRRKSGCTVLPPGPRQLQIIGNILALGDKPHRTLAKLSQTYGPLMTLKLGRITTIVISSPNIAKEALQKHDQALSSRTVPDALRVHHRNSILWLPASTHWKFLRKLTATQMFTSQRLDASQALRGKKAQEMLEYVHENCNNGHAVDIRRSVFTTSLNLISNTFFSLDIANYNSDLSQEFSDLVVGVTEQIGKPNIADYFPILRLVDPQGVRRKTNNYLKRLTQIFDSIINERTRPRSSSVASKASHDILDALLILAKENNTELSSTDIQVLLIDFFIGGTDTTSSTVEWAMTELLLNPDKMVKAKNELQQVEGPVQESDISKCPYLQAIVKETFRLHPPVPLLLPRKAVSEVEMQGFTVPKNAQILINIWAIGRDPAIWPDPNSFKPERFLECQADVKGRDFELIPFGAGRRICPGLPLGHKMVHLTLASLIHSFDWKIADDLTPEDIDMSETFGLTLHKSEPLRAIPMKT from the exons ATGGAGTACCTTTTTTACCTGCtactaatttctttttgttgggcATGTCTACACGTGCTCAACGCATCCGTTCTACTTCGCCGGAAGTCCGGTTGCACCGTCCTCCCACCTGGCCCTCGCCAATTGCAGATAATTGGAAACATATTAGCCCTCGGTGACAAGCCCCACCGAACACTTGCTAAACTCTCACAAACTTATGGACCTTTAATGACCCTCAAGCTTGGTAGGATAACCACAATAGTCATCTCCTCTCCGAATATTGCCAAAGAAGCATTACAGAAACATGACCAAGCCTTGTCTAGCAGAACAGTCCCAGATGCTCTTCGTGTACACCACAGAAACTCAATCTTATGGTTGCCTGCGTCGACTCATTGGAAATTTCTCAGAAAACTCACTGCCACACAAATGTTCACTTCGCAAAGGCTTGATGCCAGCCAAGCCCTCCGTGGAAAGAAAGCTCAAGAAATGCTAGAATATGTTCATGAAAATTGCAACAACGGACACGCTGTTGACATTCGTCGATCTGTTTTCACAACTTcccttaatttaatttcaaacaccTTCTTCTCTCTTGATATAGCCAATTACAATTCTGATTTGTCTCAAGAATTCAGCGATCTCGTGGTTGGTGTCACGGAACAAATTGGCAAGCCAAATATTGCCGACTATTTCCCAATACTTCGATTAGTAGATCCACAAGGTGTAAGACGAAAGAcgaataattatttgaaaagattaACTCAAATTTTTGATAGTATCATCAACGAGAGGACACGACCACGTTCTTCTTCGGTTGCATCCAAGGCAAGCCATGATATACTTGATGCCCTGCTGATTCTAGCCAAAGAAAACAATACTGAATTGAGCTCCACTGACATACAGGTTTTGCTTATT GATTTTTTCATTGGGGGCACTGACACTACCTCAAGCACAGTAGAGTGGGCAATGACAGAGTTATTACTGAACCCTGATAAAATGGTCAAAGCCAAAAATGAGCTCCAACAAGTCGAAGGACCAGTTCAAGAATCAGACATCTCCAAGTGTCCTTACCTTCAAGCAATAGTCAAAGAGACATTTCGGCTGCACCCACCAGTTCCACTCCTGCTGCCCCGTAAAGCCGTATCCGAAGTAGAGATGCAAGGCTTCACAGTGCCAAAAAATGCTCAAATACTAATCAATATTTGGGCAATAGGAAGAGATCCAGCCATATGGCCAGATCCTAATTCGTTCAAGCCTGAAAGGTTCCTAGAATGCCAAGCTGACGTGAAAGGAAGAGATTTTGAGCTAATTCCATTTGGAGCAGGAAGAAGGATTTGCCCTGGATTGCCTTTGGGCCACAAGATGGTGCATTTGACGTTGGCATCTCTCATCCACTCTTTTGATTGGAAGATTGCTGATGACTTGACACCAGAGGATATAGACATGAGTGAAACGTTTGGGCTTACATTACATAAGAGTGAGCCTCTCCGGGCTATACCCATGAAAACGTGA
- the LOC18096340 gene encoding cucumber peeling cupredoxin, producing MRLATILHLAIIAVLITAATSQAPPIRYINHTVGDNAGWFFNSTTNTTAANYSSWAASQTFNLGDYLIFRTSSNQTVIQTYNLTTFKDCSIDHSSDNDTVVYNGGNTVFDQALTIPVPLTIQGPNYFFSDANDGIQCQYGLAFEINVNRGLGLPPSLNQPPPPPYREPPGPDSASPPITIPAGGKGLGNEGFKNGLSVHVIACAVLFALLAVNGGIGVVFS from the exons ATGAGACTAGCCACCATTCTGCATCTCGCCATCATTGCCGTCCTGATCACCGCCGCCACGTCCCAGGCTCCTCCCATTAGATACATCAACCACACCGTTGGCGACAATGCCGGCTGGTTCTTCAATTCCACCACCAACACCACTGCCGCTAACTACTCCTCTTGGGCTGCCTCCCAAACCTTCAATCTCGGCGACTATCTTA TTTTCAGAACGAGCTCCAATCAGACAGTGATCCAGACCTACAATCTGACAACATTCAAAGACTGCTCAATCGACCACTCGTCTGATAACGATACGGTTGTCTACAACGGAGGCAACACGGTGTTCGATCAAGCGTTGACCATACCAGTACCGTTGACTATTCAAGGTCCGAATTATTTCTTCTCTGATGCTAATGATGGCATTCAATGCCAGTACGGATTGGCCTTTGAGATCAACGTCAATCGCGGCCTTGGATTGCCTCCCAGTCTTAATCAGCCGCCTCCTCCTCCGTACAGGGAGCCTCCCGGTCCTGACTCGGCTTCTCCTCCAATTACTATTCCTGCCGGAGGAAAAGGGCTAGGAAATGAGGGGTTTAAAAATGGGTTAAGCGTGCACGTGATTGCGTGTGCGGTTTTATTTGCTTTGCTGGCAGTCAACGGTGGGATAGGGGTGGTGTTTTCTTAA
- the LOC7494019 gene encoding calcium-dependent lipid-binding protein isoform X1 translates to MGLISGLFLGIVFGIGLMAGWKHMMQYRSTKRVAKAVDIKLLGSLNRDDLKKICGDNFPDWISFPAFEQVKWLNKQLGKLWPFVAEAATAVVKESVEPLLEDYRPPGITSLKFNKFSLGTVPPKIEGIRVQSLKQGQVTMDIDLRWCGDPSIILGVEAALVASIPIQLKDLEVYTVIRVIFQLAEEIPCISAVVIALLSEPKPKIEYILKAVGGSLTALPGVSDMIDDTVNSIVTDMLQWPHRIVVPIGGIPVDISELELRPQGKLTVTVVKANDLKNMEMIGKSDPYAVVYVRPMFKVKTQVIDNNLNPVWNQTFDLIAEDKETQSLILEVFDKDIGQDKRLGRAKLALNELEAETWKELEFGLLSSFDTLKVKDKKDRGTITIKVFYHEFNKEESLAALEEEKQIIEQRKKLKEAGVIGSTMDALDGAASLVGSGVGLVGGGVGAGVGFVGSGLGAVGSGLSKAGRFMGRTITGQSSKRTGNTTPVNSVQENGGAKPL, encoded by the exons ATGGGGCTGATTTCAGGGTTATTTTTGGGGATCGTCTTCGGGATCGGGTTGATGGCTGGATGGAAACACATGATGCAGTACCGAAGCACCAAACGAGTTGCTAAG GCAGTGGATATAAAACTCCTTGGGTCACTCAATAGAGatgatttgaagaaaatatGTGGTGATAATTTTCCTGATTGGATTTCTTTTCCTGCTTTTGAACAG GTGAAATGGCTAAATAAGCAATTGGGCAAATTATGGCCTTTTGTTGCAGAA GCAGCTACAGCGGTGGTTAAAGAATCTGTTGAACCACTATTGGAAGACTACCGACCCCCAGGGATTACTTCTCTAAAGTTTAACAAATTTTCTCTCGGTACTGTGCCGCCTAAGATTGAAG GAATTCGTGTCCAGAGTCTCAAGCAAGGTCAAGTTACCATGGATATTGATTTGCGGTGGTGTGGTGATCCAAGCATCATTCTAGGCGTTGAAGCTGCACTTGTTGCTTCCATACCCATTCAA TTGAAAGATCTTGAAGTTTACACTGTTATCCGTGTTATCTTTCAACTTGCTGAGGAGATTCCATGTATTTCTGCTGTTGTGATTGCTCTACTTTCTGAG CCAAAGCCAAAGATTGAATACATTCTCAAGGCTGTTGGTGGAAGCTTAACAGCACTTCCTGGAGTCTCAGATATGATTGAT GATACTGTGAATTCGATTGTTACGGATATGCTTCAGTGGCCCCACAGGATTGTTGTTCCTATTGGTGGTATCCCTGTTGACATAAG TGAATTAGAGCTTAGACCTCAAGGAAAGCTTACAGTGACCGTAGTGAAGGCAAATGACTTGAAGAACATGGAAATGATTGGAAAATCTGATCCTTATGCAGTTGTATATGTTCGGCCAATGTTCAAGGTTAAAACTCAAGTCATTGATAATAACCTGAATCCTGTTTGGAATCaaacatttgatttgattgctGAAGACAAGGAGACGCAATCACTTATTCTTGAG GTCTTTGATAAGGACATTGGGCAAGACAAGAGATTAGGAAGAGCAAAATTAGCTTTAAATGAGCTGGAAGCCGAAACTTGGAAGGAGCTGGAGTTCGGACTGTTGTCATCGTTTGATACATTGAAGGTTAAGGATAAGAAGGATAGAGGAACTATTACAATTAAG GTTTTTTACCATGAATTTAACAAGGAAGAGTCGTTGGCTGCTCTAGAAGAAGAGAAGCAGATCATAGAGCAAcgaaagaaactaaaagaagcTGGAGTTATTGGGAGCACAATGGATGCGCTTGATGGGGCAGCATCACTGGTGGGATCAGGAGTTGGGCTTGTGGGAGGTGGTGTTGGTGCTGGAGTTGGGTTTGTGGGAAGTGGCTTAGGAGCTGTTGGTAGTGGCCTGAGCAAAGCAGGAAGGTTCATGGGCAGGACAATCACCGGACAATCCAGCAAGAGAACTGGCAACACAACTCCAGTCAATAGTGTGCAAGAAAACGGTGGAGCAAAGCCCCTGTAG
- the LOC7494019 gene encoding calcium-dependent lipid-binding protein isoform X2, whose protein sequence is MGLISGLFLGIVFGIGLMAGWKHMMQYRSTKRVAKAVDIKLLGSLNRDDLKKICGDNFPDWISFPAFEQVKWLNKQLGKLWPFVAEAATAVVKESVEPLLEDYRPPGITSLKFNKFSLGTVPPKIEGIRVQSLKQGQVTMDIDLRWCGDPSIILGVEAALVASIPIQLKDLEVYTVIRVIFQLAEEIPCISAVVIALLSEDTVNSIVTDMLQWPHRIVVPIGGIPVDISELELRPQGKLTVTVVKANDLKNMEMIGKSDPYAVVYVRPMFKVKTQVIDNNLNPVWNQTFDLIAEDKETQSLILEVFDKDIGQDKRLGRAKLALNELEAETWKELEFGLLSSFDTLKVKDKKDRGTITIKVFYHEFNKEESLAALEEEKQIIEQRKKLKEAGVIGSTMDALDGAASLVGSGVGLVGGGVGAGVGFVGSGLGAVGSGLSKAGRFMGRTITGQSSKRTGNTTPVNSVQENGGAKPL, encoded by the exons ATGGGGCTGATTTCAGGGTTATTTTTGGGGATCGTCTTCGGGATCGGGTTGATGGCTGGATGGAAACACATGATGCAGTACCGAAGCACCAAACGAGTTGCTAAG GCAGTGGATATAAAACTCCTTGGGTCACTCAATAGAGatgatttgaagaaaatatGTGGTGATAATTTTCCTGATTGGATTTCTTTTCCTGCTTTTGAACAG GTGAAATGGCTAAATAAGCAATTGGGCAAATTATGGCCTTTTGTTGCAGAA GCAGCTACAGCGGTGGTTAAAGAATCTGTTGAACCACTATTGGAAGACTACCGACCCCCAGGGATTACTTCTCTAAAGTTTAACAAATTTTCTCTCGGTACTGTGCCGCCTAAGATTGAAG GAATTCGTGTCCAGAGTCTCAAGCAAGGTCAAGTTACCATGGATATTGATTTGCGGTGGTGTGGTGATCCAAGCATCATTCTAGGCGTTGAAGCTGCACTTGTTGCTTCCATACCCATTCAA TTGAAAGATCTTGAAGTTTACACTGTTATCCGTGTTATCTTTCAACTTGCTGAGGAGATTCCATGTATTTCTGCTGTTGTGATTGCTCTACTTTCTGAG GATACTGTGAATTCGATTGTTACGGATATGCTTCAGTGGCCCCACAGGATTGTTGTTCCTATTGGTGGTATCCCTGTTGACATAAG TGAATTAGAGCTTAGACCTCAAGGAAAGCTTACAGTGACCGTAGTGAAGGCAAATGACTTGAAGAACATGGAAATGATTGGAAAATCTGATCCTTATGCAGTTGTATATGTTCGGCCAATGTTCAAGGTTAAAACTCAAGTCATTGATAATAACCTGAATCCTGTTTGGAATCaaacatttgatttgattgctGAAGACAAGGAGACGCAATCACTTATTCTTGAG GTCTTTGATAAGGACATTGGGCAAGACAAGAGATTAGGAAGAGCAAAATTAGCTTTAAATGAGCTGGAAGCCGAAACTTGGAAGGAGCTGGAGTTCGGACTGTTGTCATCGTTTGATACATTGAAGGTTAAGGATAAGAAGGATAGAGGAACTATTACAATTAAG GTTTTTTACCATGAATTTAACAAGGAAGAGTCGTTGGCTGCTCTAGAAGAAGAGAAGCAGATCATAGAGCAAcgaaagaaactaaaagaagcTGGAGTTATTGGGAGCACAATGGATGCGCTTGATGGGGCAGCATCACTGGTGGGATCAGGAGTTGGGCTTGTGGGAGGTGGTGTTGGTGCTGGAGTTGGGTTTGTGGGAAGTGGCTTAGGAGCTGTTGGTAGTGGCCTGAGCAAAGCAGGAAGGTTCATGGGCAGGACAATCACCGGACAATCCAGCAAGAGAACTGGCAACACAACTCCAGTCAATAGTGTGCAAGAAAACGGTGGAGCAAAGCCCCTGTAG